gtaCAAtgcagttttgttttgttgaaaaTTAATAACGTTAAGAGCATGTTGTGGGAAAcagtattatataaattatatttactgaCAGTGGGTTGGACATTTTCAGTTTGGAaggaaatataattattttaaggATACCTAGTTTACAATGGCAATCCATGTATATGACTATTGATGGAGACATGTTGATGTGTTTTCTTGGAGAATAGGTCTTTAGCCTAAACAAAAAATCCATTTGCTCAAACTACTTTAAGATTGAGAGTTCACTtctatacattttaatttcaatgttcATTATGAACATGACTTTCCGTTTGATATTTTTAGTATAGTGCGATACTAAATTTGATTATCAAAAGCATGACTGTTTTTATTATGTCTCCAGGTTGTTGTTAAGAATTGATAGTACTGCACTTCTATCTTAGGATAAGAGTGACGTAAAATATGTGATAGCTTGGTAGATAGCGGCCATCAAATTACACGGTGAAAAAAAACTTTCAGgaagaaattgatattttgtatataggTTACTTCTATGAATACATAACAAGTTCTTTTGTTTTGACAATCACTTGAGCCTGTGTTCTATACTTGATACTCgtaaataatatgttttgtaaactttggATTGTTTTAAAATCACTTCATGTGTGCTACATTGTATCTAGTAAAAATCAATTATCACTTCCAGGTGTCGGAGACGCTTGTCCCAGCTGCTACATACCCATGTTGTTCTGATATCCGTCTGTATCCTCAGTGCGCTTGATGCATCATGTGTTCTAGGACAGATTATTTGCGACATTCTCATTATGTCCGGTAAGAAGTTTACATGAACAACATTTTAAGTTGTTATAACGTCGATTCAGCAATAATGGTTTAGacaatttgtaatattttaatttcatcaccATCATTTCTTTCATTATGTTAGTCTTTGCTTTGGTGCAACGGACATATCTGTAAAATTAAGTAcattgtttgtatattattgaattatattaatCAGGCGTTCTACCAAAGGAaatgtttaatcattttttgCATTCTAGGTTAGAACTCCTacaaaaaaattgaatatagtAAATATTACCTTCGATCTGAATGTTAAATGGCTAATAATAGCCATGACAATTATCTGAGTTCGAGTAATGCATACATATTTTGGTCATGAATATTGCATGCATAGATATTGCTGATACACACTGACGATCATATCACCATACGTTTGGattgagttgtctcccttttagTGTACCAGTGCCCAATGTCCAGTACATACATTTGGTGTTCAGAAAATATTTGTCTTATCTgataaacatttgattttacctcgaatgatcttttttttttcgttttgcAATAAATTCATTCGTATGAAGCTTAAAAGTATTTAGTTTTAGTAAACTGATATGAAATTGACAGCTATATGTTAAGATAATCTTAATGAAGCCACGGAATACAATCATACCATAAATTACCATAGACACATAATTGAAACGATTGAAttgaatatttgatttatgcatcgaatgacaaaaaaaaaaaaaaaaaaaaaaaaaaacccgcaaAGAGCTTTCCCTTGAATCTCATCCGTATCTATTCATGGAGGTCATgacacattttgtttattttcagacACACAACACGAGAACGAAATTCTACAGGAGAAGGCAGCCGAGCAGTTTAAGCTTCTGTGTCCAGCTCTTGACCATCATCACGATCCTAGTCATACATTACATCTGGACGAAATCGTAGAAACCCTGGAGGCAAATAACACTATCTGCAGTGATGAAGACCACAGCCACTTACATTCTGCTACCCTCTTCAGTAGTAGCGGATCCCAGAATGATCTGATGGACAGTGAAGAAATTACAAACTTTAATATAGGGTCGAATGTACAACAGCGAATCTCCGAGCAGAAGATCCAAAGACGGAAGCGATCGGCTACAAATCAGCATCACCGATCGAAACGCGCTGCAGGTGGTGGTAGCCATGACCATGGTCATTCTGTTACGCATGAGGTGACACACTATTTCCATATCGGGAGTATGGCTATACTGTCCATATTGCTGTTCGAGGTTAGTGTAATTTCAGTGCTATATCAGAGGTATTTCTCAAACGTTTGCACTATGGATGTAGGATGTCCTTTGGATGAATACGCTAACATAACAAGTTATTGGTGGATTTAGTATTGTTTATAAACTAGTAGTACAAAAACTGCAATGAAACTGATTATGGAATGTAATAACACTACATACCTCTACATTTCAGTTGTTTAGATAATATGATGAATTAATAACACGGAGTCAATCAAAGTGTTAATACTAACGTGATAAGGTTACAATTAACCTTGATTAagcaattttaaaataacattttcaaaatgatatttcaccattttattgtttaatgaATTGTAACTATATCTCATATTTCTATAGGCGTTTCTCAAAGTGATCGGAATGGGTCGCCACTTTCTCAAACATAGATTGGAGGTAATTGTATACAAACATTTCTAACTCaaactatattatatattttcagtttcaatataaacaattaCTATGTTAACTTCTATTTTCTGAGATagatatttagtaattaatgttattttcttttaatatcTAATCAAGCATAGTTTAATTAACGTCCGTAGGTTTATTAAACTTTGAATGATCCAAGTATGCAAGTCCAATGTAAAATGATACCACAGTGGAATGTTTgagtgaaacacaaacaatgtaTGTGAAACAAGTTTGTAATTCTTTTCAGATTTATGTTGATAAAAACTTCGTAAGCTTTCGTGTTAtccatttttatttacattgttatATACACAGTTTCTATTTGATAGAAGTTACTTTCCCTTTCCTTGTTAGTTATCACGttgttttgattttcattttctaCCTGTTGTGATTTCATTGGAGGTATTCGACGCCTTCGTTGTGACTGTGTCCTGGTGTTTGGATGTTGCATTCTGGGAAGGTATATGGGCACATCCTGGAACTGAAGCTGCCACAATTCTCATCATCATTTTGCCGTGGCGAATCATCAGGATAGTTAACAGTAATAAAATTTTGAGGATATTATATTTTGAGATATATATTTCGGTCATTTACTTACATATAGATAATAGAATATTGCAAAATAAAACAACTAAAGGGGTGTATATAAtcattgtccctttaaaagtGATATTGATAATagtatttaaaacaaacatttatttacataatattgtatgtaaTACTCATATACGGATTGATTAGATATGTTCAAACATACGCACATTGTACATCACCATTTAATACAGTTTTCGTACGACCAGGAAACAGTGTTATGTGTTTCTTCAAAGATCAAATATGAAAATCCATGCATACagtctgtttattttttttttaatgaaaatatttctgtggTCACGACTAGAATACAAATTAAGTTTCCCCAAACGCTTTGTTTCCATGACTAATCTGGAGAATATGTCTGCATAAGAACTAAGTTAATGAGTGTGATCGTCTTTTACTTGAAGATAAAAAGTGCACATCTTCCCATGTTATAGTATGAGTTGATTTTAGCCTAATGGTCTGTTAATCACAAGGGGTATTTAAGAACGCAACAGGTCAAGGAGGTAGATGAAATCCGGAGTAATCGGAGGTAAATCAGATATCACAGACCTACAAACGGTACCTGCAATCTTCCTGGCGTGGGTTTCGAACCTACgacactatatatacaattattaaatTTGATTAAGGAACCGGTCCAATCACAAGTGTTTTCTTCGGAAACTCCGGTTTCGTTTTCGTCTAACCTTAGACCCCTCGTGCGCTTTCATCCAGgtcatcgaaagtgatttgaaGAAGTTGTATGGTTTATTttgcaatcgatgtaaaacaaataagttttatttattCGGATTTTTTTAGCACCAGTGATATCATTCATAGTATTATTGTATATCTCTTCTTTCCACTAGGTTTTGTGTTGGTAATCAAAGAGAAGGATCTTGTCGAGTTAAAGGTTGTGAAGCAGCAGTACAGGTCTGCAATAAAGGTCGCTAGAGCGCTTAAAAAGAAGCGCGATTTGTATAGGGTGGGTATATCCTTGTATTAGACATCAATATGATATACAACGTCATACGTGTAATTTAAATTCCTATCCGAACATTTAGATACTTTTTAGCATCAacacagaaaatacatttttttcagtttttagaTGATTATATTAAATGCATTAACGATGAACAACACCCTTTCAATCAATACATGTGTAGTTAATGTTTGCAGATAGTAATATCCGTACCTATATTTCATTCTACTTATAGTTCATTTTCTATCATTCACTATTGTATAGGTTGAATCCAGACAGCTACAGGGTCTCTGTAGAAAACACAAAGTGGACGAATCTGAAATCATTGCTTGTGCGCCTATAGGTAATGTACACATAAACTGAAAGTAGTGTTGTCTCCCTTACTTCACAGTCACTCATTTTATATCATGATAGAATGTACTAATATCATGtgagaatgtttttttttgttctttgcAAGTCCTATGACAGTctaataaacaattttaaaactcAAAATGTGCTACAATGTACGACAATTCTAGCAATTGCAGACATTTTACCGTCACACAATTTTTAAACATGTAATAGGATACCACGACGTTGCAGTATATTGTGTGCATTTTGTATCCGATGGTACACAACAAAATGTTCATCATCtgacaaatacaaaaatgaaaatagatatGTAAATAGTTTGCAGAGGTCCAAACCTAACTTTCAGGGAGAAATCTTCACAGTATTGGTTTGTAGAGTAAGGGGGTCATCTATTGTAtgattatcttttatttttttagttaacTTACACACAAGGTAAactttacaataaaacattttaagacATCGCGACGTATTGGGACtgattaaatattataaaaacagATGAGGTGGTTGATCGAGAAGAGTTAGCAGTGTCTGCTGTATTTTCATCTGGCGCGTTAAACGTGTAGGTCTTACCAGGTTTTAAACAAAATCCATGAAAATTGCTCaatgatattgaaattaaatgtggatattaaattataaaataaagatGGACGGCAAACAAATTCCCTAAACCATCTCATCATAACGAGGACAATCTTCACGATACACGTTGTGGTCCGTTCTAAAAATAGAATGTGACCTTCGATGTGTAACATAACAATGACAAATGGACAGCTATATACTAGTGATGGGTCAAGAATACACACACTTGGGCCTACAACCTAAAACCGTAATATATATACTGGCGATCTGACCGGCGTACAGGTGATATAAATATACCTTCTTTATGTCTGGCATCAACCTGAGACTCCTACACGTATCATTACAACGTCAGACACGGGCAGTAAATATAGTAGAGGCAGTAAAATAGATAAATGGAATCTGTTAACAATCAGAATACTACATATCGATAGAGTAAGACACAGCGGAACATTCGATACCGTCACATACACGCATAAAATCATACACTGGGTGACTAAATATTTCTGGAACCCGTTTCCGTTAAAGTGTTTTTAGTGATTTATATTTGCTAAATATGGAACAAAGCAACTGATGAATAATTCGTATCGTGGATGTATTGTTGCACATTGACCAATGCAAATCCACTGTCTACCGGCTCGCCTTAGAGATTGATTTACGTCTTCCTCGGATGATGAATTGCAAAACATATCGAAAACTGTTTAAAGCATGgtgatatttgatatacatgcaAAAGTTTAAAAGATCAGACATCTTAGTGCATGGTGCAATATATTAAAGTACGTTGTCCCCGGCACTTGTTCAACTTACTTCGTAACCCCTTCCCAATTGAAACTTCACGTTCTCTTTGCGGGTTTGTCTTATTTTCGGTGTACATTTTCTTACTTTATAGACTCTTTAGAGTTTCTGGATCAAAagcaaataaatgttttaaaatgagTTAGCAAAACCAACTAAATTGTACGTGGATGAGATAGATAATTCTGATATAGCGATCATACCGATGCATAGTGTTTTTTCTTAAATCATACGAAATAGGCagttattttaatgtaattagTCTTCTTATAATATTTTCCAGTGAAGCAACGCCGCCGCAGTAGTAGCTTATTCCCAGTACTGTCAAGCTTTGCATCTTTAGCGATGCTTGGCGCTGTGGGGAATCCTGGACCTGATCTACATGAACGCTCCTCGTCAGAGGATGAAGACGACGATGATAAACACATCGGAAGAACACACAGTATTTCAGAGTTATTAAGATCTGTGTCAACTGAAAGTGAACTTTCAGGAGGCGTGACATTCAGTCTCTCCCCTGACCCCATGGACAGTCCGAACGACTCATCAGTATTCACGTTTGACGGTACAACTAACGGTTACAAGCCAGTTCGCTTTGATAAGCTGAGTACAACAGAACTTAGCGAGGTGGGTAATGGCGACAATCCTATATCACTCAAAATATAGAGACCTATTTTCGTGTCCACGTATTCTTTGCGATTTCATGCATATGCGTATTTTTACAACCGGCAATTTAGTTTCGTAACTAAAAATAATGAACGTTTTACTTACCAATAATTGCAACTTTTTTGTGGTAATTTCTTCTCGCGAaggataaaataaaacaacacacaGAAAACAAGCTGGTTAACATTTCCAAGGTACAAATAACGACTTCAATTATATAAAAGGAGCTATACACAATCTATAGGAtttgattttcttcaaactatTATCTTATATTTTAAACCAACTTATTATCGCACGCGATGatatttcatgtatttcatGGTCAATTAGGGTCTGCAAAAATAACAAATGCGAAAATGCTAAGAATACAAGTACAATGTAGCATTTTAACTGCAGATAGCGAAATTAAACCGCCTTTGAAAAAAGTTAGGCATGCAAAGACGAAAGTCACAACGAACATACGGGTCGTTttctacggtggctgggagcggacatgaaataaataaaatta
The DNA window shown above is from Argopecten irradians isolate NY chromosome 8, Ai_NY, whole genome shotgun sequence and carries:
- the LOC138329744 gene encoding uncharacterized protein, yielding MDSEKSAAVVSGSKEAIYSKKGITKNGRKHRCRRRLSQLLHTHVVLISVCILSALDASCVLGQIICDILIMSDTQHENEILQEKAAEQFKLLCPALDHHHDPSHTLHLDEIVETLEANNTICSDEDHSHLHSATLFSSSGSQNDLMDSEEITNFNIGSNVQQRISEQKIQRRKRSATNQHHRSKRAAGGGSHDHGHSVTHEVTHYFHIGSMAILSILLFEAFLKVIGMGRHFLKHRLEVFDAFVVTVSWCLDVAFWEGIWAHPGTEAATILIIILPWRIIRIVNSFVLVIKEKDLVELKVVKQQYRSAIKVARALKKKRDLYRVESRQLQGLCRKHKVDESEIIACAPIVKQRRRSSSLFPVLSSFASLAMLGAVGNPGPDLHERSSSEDEDDDDKHIGRTHSISELLRSVSTESELSGGVTFSLSPDPMDSPNDSSVFTFDGTTNGYKPVRFDKLSTTELSEVGNGDNPISLKI